A window of the Hemitrygon akajei chromosome 22, sHemAka1.3, whole genome shotgun sequence genome harbors these coding sequences:
- the LOC140714705 gene encoding archaemetzincin-2 isoform X2: METIKHSEEVLRAALISNHKDLIDLYQKYSPSVKRFLEEALRGKSILFKPIELQSKSDWIRSHPEAKQDFYTFYSNPHRKTPVPQKNVIYIQIIGSFGDSEATTNMYIHWLKEYCEAFFFGLKVKFQEPISVSHIGCMFRMNKYSENLQIHTGGILKYLKKRKPKDAFCIVGITMIDLYPEDSWNFVFGQASLTEGIGIFSFARYDDEFYTMNYKGKLKGKQPVVFGDYSVFDEYYTPSITSKLLLRSCKICLECSFIFMGGVFARILTHQQLDLKSTDFNS, from the exons atggagACAATCAAACACAGTGAAGAGGTGCTGAGGGCAGCTTTAATTTCTAATCATAAGGACCTTATTGACTTGTACCAGAAATACAGCCCAAGTGTGAAAAGATTCCTAGAAGAAGCACTGCGTGGAAAGAGTATTCTTTTCAAACCTATTGAGTTACAATCGAAGTCCGATTGGATCCGTAGTCACCCTGAAGCAAAGCAAGATTTTTATACATTTTACAGCAACCCACACAGGAAAACACCAGTTCCTCAGAAGAATGTAATTTACATTCAAATCATTG GTTCATTTGGTGACTCGGAGGCAACTACCAATATGTACATACATTGGTTAAAAGAATATTGTGAGGCATTTTTCTTTGGGCTGAAGGTGAAATTCCAGGAACCAATTTCGGTATCACACATCGGTTGTATGTTCCGTATGAATAAATattcagaaaatctgcagattcataCAG GTGGTATTCTCAAATATCTAAAGAAGAGAAAGCCCAAAGATGCCTTCTGCATTGTTGGAATTACAATGATTGATCTTTATCCAGAAGATTCATGGAATTTTGTTTTTGGACAGGCATCCCTCACAGAAG GAATAGGTATTTTCAGTTTTGCCAGATATGATGATGAATTTTACACCATGAATTATAAGGGAAAACTGAAGGGCAAGCAGCCTGTGGTTTTTGGTGATTATTCAGTTTTTGATGAATACTACACACCATCTATAACAAGCAAGCTGCTGTTAAGATCATGCAAG atttgcttggagtgttcttttattttcatgggtggagtttttgccaggatactgacacaccagcagttggaccttaaAAGTACAG ACTTTAACTCATGA